The DNA region CAGGTCGGCCTGGATCTCCAGGGCGGCCCCGGGCAGTTCGCGCTTGACGATCCGCGCCATCCGGGGCAGGTGGGAGAACGCCGCGGTGCCGGTCAGCCCCAGCCGGACCAGGCCGCTGCGGCCCGCCGCGATCCGGCGCACCCCGCGCTCGGCGTCGTCGACGCGGGCCAGGATGCGGGCCGCCTCCCCGCGCAGAAACTCGCCCGCGGCGGTCAGGGCGACCTGCCGGGTGGTGCGGTTGAACAGCGTCACGTCCAGTTCGGACTCGAGTTGGCGGATCGCGTAGGACAACGCCGGCTGCGCGACGTGCAGTTGCTCGGCGGCCTGCCCGAAGTGGCAGGTTTCGGCCACTGCTGCGAAGTAGCGAAGGTGCCTGAGCTCCATGATCGTCGGTGGTCCGTTCCGGGAGGGTTTGCGGGTTGTGACAGGTGACACATTCGACGGTAGATCGTTGATCGATAGAGAACAAGGACTTATCCAGGCCATATTGATAATCAATGCTTATCAATAGTTACCCAGGCCAGGACTAGTACTATGCCTAGTGTGACGGCCGCCACTGGCTGCGACAGTCAAAGTCAAACCACACTTCTCCAGCCCTTTACCCGGAGGCCACGATGACGACTTCTTTGACGCCCACCCCGTTGCCGGCGTCGAGGCCGGCAACCCCGGTCGACCGGCCCCACCTGGCGCGCGTCCTCGCCGACGCCGTGATCGAAGATCCCGACGCCGGCCTGTACCGGGCCAACCGCCGGATCTTCACCGACGAGGAGATCTTCGAACTGGAGATGGCGCACATCTTCGAGGGCAACTGGGTCTATCTGGCGCACGAGAGCCAGCTGCCCAACCCCGGCGACTACTTCACCACCACCATGGGCCGCCAGCCCGTGGTCATCACCCGGGACAAGGACGGCGAACTGCACCTGCTGATCAACGCCTGCGCGCACCGCGGCGCGATGATCTGCCGGCGCAAGACCGACAACCGCACCACCTTGACCTGTCCCTTCCACGGGTGGACCTTCCGCAACGACGGCACCCTGCTGAAGGTCAAGGACCCCGAGGGCGCCGGCTACCCCGACTCGTTCAACAACGGCGGCTCGCACAACATGACCAAGGTGGCCCGGTTCGAGTCCTACCGTGGCTTCCTGTTCGGCAGCCTCAACGCCGATGTGCTGCCGCTGACCGAGCACCTCGGCGACGCCACCACCGTCATCGACATGTTGGTGGACCAGTCCCCGGAGGGCCTGGAGGTGCTGCGCGGCTCGTCCACCTACACCTTCGACGGCAACTGGAAGGTGCAGGCCGAAAACGGCGCCGACGGCTACCACGTGACGGCCACCCACTGGAACTACGCCGCCACCACCAGCCGCCGCAGCACCGGTGAATCCATCAACGAGACCAAGGCCCTCGACGCGGGCGGCTGGGGCAAAACCGGCGGCGGCTACTGGTCGTTCCCGCACGGACACCTGTGCCTGTGGACCTGGGCGGCCAACCCCGAGGACCGGCCGCTGTGGGACCAGCTCGACGACCTCAAGGCCCGGTTCGGGGAGGCCAAGGGCGACTTCATGGTGAAGGGTTCGCGCAACCTGTGCCTGTACCCGAATCTGTATGTCATGGACCAGTTCTCGACGCAGATCCGGCACTTCCGGCCCATCGCCCCGGACAAGACCGAGGTCACCATCTACTGCATCGCCCCCAAGGGCGAAAGCACCGAGGCTCGGGCGCTGCGCATCCGCCAGTACGAGGACTTCTTCAATGCCTCCGGCATGGCCACCCCGGACGACCTCGAGGAGTTTCGGTCCTGCCAGCTGACCTTCCGGGCGCAGGCCGCCCCGTGGAACGACATGAGTCGCGGTGCGCAGCACTGGCTTTCGGGCCCCGACGACCTGGCCGAGTCGTTGGGCATGGCGGGCGTGATCTCGGCCGGCGTGCGCAACGAGGACGAGGGACTGTTCCCCGTGCAACACGGCTACTGGCGTCAGGTCATGCAAGACGCCCTGCACCACGAGGAAACCCAGGCCGCGGCCACCACGGGAACGGAGCACTGAGCCATGAGCACCACCGAACAGAGCGCGGCCGCCGGCACCAAGCTGATCACCCAGAACGCCATCGAGCAGTTCCTCTACCGCGAGGCGCGGTACCTCGATGACCGCGAGTTCGAGAAGTGGCTGGATTGCTACGCCGACGACGTCGTCTACTGGATGCCGTCGTGGGCCGACGACGACCGCCTGGTGGAGGATCCGCAGCGCGACATCTCACTGATCTACTACTCGAACAAGGGCGGTCTGGAGGACCGGGTGTTCCGGATCCGCACCGAGCGCTCCTCGGCGACCTCGCTGCCGGAACCGCGCACCAGCCACAACATCTCCAACGTCGAGGTCATCGAGCGCCGCGGCGATCTGGTCGATGTCCGATTCAACTGGCACACCATGTATTTCCGTTACAAGACCGTCGACCCCTACTACGGGACCTCGTTCTACACCATCGACTTCTCCGCTGAGCAGCCGCTGATCCGCCGCAAGACGGTCGTGCTGAAGAACGACTACATCCACCACGTGGTCGACATCTACCACATTTAGGGGCTGGCTTCATGACCGCTGTGCAGGCACCGCCGGTGTCGCAGAATCACTCCGTCGCACTGACATTCGAGGACGGCGTGACCCGGTTCATCACCTGCCGGGAGGACCAGACCGTCGCCGACGCGTCCTATCGGCAGCGGATCAACATCCCGCTGGACTGCCGCGACGGCGCCTGCGGGACCTGCAAGGCGCTGTGCGAATCGGGCCGCTACGACGGCGGCAGCTACATCGAGGATGCGCTGTCCGAGGACGAGGCGGCCGCCGGCTATGTACTGCCGTGCAGCATGAAGCCGCAGTCGGACCTGGTGCTGCAGATCGCCACCACCTCCGACATCGCCAAGACCCAGGCGGCGACCTACTCCGGCAGCATCGTGGAGTTGACCCGGCTCTCGGCCAGCACGGTCCGGTTTAGCGTGGAGATCCCGAATCGCTCCGAACTGGCGTTCCTGCCCGGCCAGTACGTCAACGTCGAGGTCCCCGGCAGCGGTGAGACCCGGTCCTATTCGTTTGCCAACGCACCGGATGAGCCGCGGTTGACGTTCCTGGTGAAGCTCACTCCCGGCGGACTGATGTCGACCTATCTGGCCGAGCGGGCCGCGGTCGGCGACGCCATCACGTTCACCGGTCCGCACGGCTCGTTCTTCCTGCGCGAGGCCGATCGGCCGGTGCTGATGCTGGCCGGCGGCACCGGGCTGGCACCGATTCTGGCCATGCTGCGCAAGATGCGCGGTGACGACAGCCGCCGCAAGGTGCACCTGATCTACGGCGTCTCCTCCGACGAGGACGTGGTCGAGGTCGATCAGCTCGACGAGATCGCCTCGCAGCTCACCGGTTTCAGCTGGGACTACTGCGTGTCGGATCCGGGCACGAAGGCCCCGAACCGGGGCCGGGTGCCCGCGCTGATCCAACCGGGCCACCTCTACAGCGGCGACGTCGCGGTCTACCTGTGTGGCCCGCCGCCCATGGTGGAGGCCGTCCGCACGCACCTCGCCGACACCGGCGTCGAACCCACCGGGTTCTACTACGAGAAGTTCGCCCTCGCGCACACCGCTGCGGCCGAGCCCGCGGCGGCACCGCCGGCCGTGCAGGCCGCCGAGCCCGCGACCGTCACCGAAGACCTGCGACCCGCGGCCGCCGACGGGGTGGTGCGCGCCATCGCCGGTCAGGTGATGCTGACCCCCGCCGCGCTGGATCCGGTGCCGTCCGGCGCGCCGGCCGCCGAACCCGGCGACGCGATCCGCCGCCTCGCCGGCCAGCTGCTGGCACCCGGATCGGGCGGCCCCACGGCCGCGCTCGACGAGGACGACGGCGCCCTGCTGCCGACGGCCGCGCGCACGCTGGCCGGCCAAGCGGTGTTCCCCGTCCCGGCGGTCGCCGCGCCGGTGGCCGCGCCCGCAGTGGCCGAGGACGGCTACCAGATCGGCGAGGAGCACCCCGAGGTCCACGAATCCGACGCCCTGTTCGAGGCGCGCCAGGCCCTTGAACTCGGGGCGCTGGAGTTGACCCTGGGACGGCTTTCGACCCAGCAACTGACCGGCTACCGGCTGCTGGCCGAGTCGACCATGCCCTATGTGGTCGAGGACCGCTTCGTCGATGCCGCGCAGTACACCGAGACCAACGCGGCGTTCCACGACTATCTGTTCACCCTGACCGGCAACGACCACCTGCTGCAGGCCTATCAGGCGCTCGGCGTCAAGGGCCGGATGAGCGAGGTGCTGCGGCACGCC from Mycolicibacterium sp. MU0053 includes:
- the benC gene encoding benzoate 1,2-dioxygenase electron transfer component BenC encodes the protein MTAVQAPPVSQNHSVALTFEDGVTRFITCREDQTVADASYRQRINIPLDCRDGACGTCKALCESGRYDGGSYIEDALSEDEAAAGYVLPCSMKPQSDLVLQIATTSDIAKTQAATYSGSIVELTRLSASTVRFSVEIPNRSELAFLPGQYVNVEVPGSGETRSYSFANAPDEPRLTFLVKLTPGGLMSTYLAERAAVGDAITFTGPHGSFFLREADRPVLMLAGGTGLAPILAMLRKMRGDDSRRKVHLIYGVSSDEDVVEVDQLDEIASQLTGFSWDYCVSDPGTKAPNRGRVPALIQPGHLYSGDVAVYLCGPPPMVEAVRTHLADTGVEPTGFYYEKFALAHTAAAEPAAAPPAVQAAEPATVTEDLRPAAADGVVRAIAGQVMLTPAALDPVPSGAPAAEPGDAIRRLAGQLLAPGSGGPTAALDEDDGALLPTAARTLAGQAVFPVPAVAAPVAAPAVAEDGYQIGEEHPEVHESDALFEARQALELGALELTLGRLSTQQLTGYRLLAESTMPYVVEDRFVDAAQYTETNAAFHDYLFTLTGNDHLLQAYQALGVKGRMSEVLRHATWCHPLCAQDHLDIVAAFERGDRDAARELIIAHAGRSKQTMRRAMADIEENRAAKQPRFVTPGRFTGKVVVVTGAAQGIGEQTARRIGAEGGTLVLADRSELVKELASELDAPAGGERSRALAVTADLEQFAGADSVVQQALSEFGRIDVLINNVGGAINFKPFTEFSDAEIRAELDRSLLTTLYACRAALPSMVRQGHGVIVNVSSAATRGIHRIPYSAAKGGINAITASLALEYAEAGIRVVATAPGGTEAPPRRISRGTPAPRNDTEQAWFQAHIDQTLDSSLLKRYGTLDEQAAAICFLASDEASYITGSVLPVAGGDLG
- the benB gene encoding benzoate 1,2-dioxygenase small subunit produces the protein MSTTEQSAAAGTKLITQNAIEQFLYREARYLDDREFEKWLDCYADDVVYWMPSWADDDRLVEDPQRDISLIYYSNKGGLEDRVFRIRTERSSATSLPEPRTSHNISNVEVIERRGDLVDVRFNWHTMYFRYKTVDPYYGTSFYTIDFSAEQPLIRRKTVVLKNDYIHHVVDIYHI
- the benA gene encoding benzoate 1,2-dioxygenase large subunit, whose protein sequence is MTTSLTPTPLPASRPATPVDRPHLARVLADAVIEDPDAGLYRANRRIFTDEEIFELEMAHIFEGNWVYLAHESQLPNPGDYFTTTMGRQPVVITRDKDGELHLLINACAHRGAMICRRKTDNRTTLTCPFHGWTFRNDGTLLKVKDPEGAGYPDSFNNGGSHNMTKVARFESYRGFLFGSLNADVLPLTEHLGDATTVIDMLVDQSPEGLEVLRGSSTYTFDGNWKVQAENGADGYHVTATHWNYAATTSRRSTGESINETKALDAGGWGKTGGGYWSFPHGHLCLWTWAANPEDRPLWDQLDDLKARFGEAKGDFMVKGSRNLCLYPNLYVMDQFSTQIRHFRPIAPDKTEVTIYCIAPKGESTEARALRIRQYEDFFNASGMATPDDLEEFRSCQLTFRAQAAPWNDMSRGAQHWLSGPDDLAESLGMAGVISAGVRNEDEGLFPVQHGYWRQVMQDALHHEETQAAATTGTEH